In Ursus arctos isolate Adak ecotype North America unplaced genomic scaffold, UrsArc2.0 scaffold_3, whole genome shotgun sequence, one DNA window encodes the following:
- the GIMAP7 gene encoding GTPase IMAP family member 7: MADPQDNTLRIVLVGKTGNGKSATVNTILGRKVFESRIAPHAITKHCQKASREWKGRNLLIVDTPGLFDTKETLETTCKEISQCVLYSCPGPHAIVMVLQLGRYTDEEQKTVALIKAVFGKAAMKHMIVLFTRKDNLEGQSLDDYIAEADVNLRSVIRECGNRCCAFNNRGTEAETEAQVQELVGLIEQMVWRNGGAYFSDDIYKDTEERLKQKAEVLKKIYTDQLHKEIMLVRKECAHKLQQEREEKIKALKMQYEEKIKNLREEAERGVFDEVFNEIKGFLSRTWYMFW, translated from the coding sequence ATGGCTGACCCACAGGACAACACTCTGAGGATTGTTCTGGTTGGGAAAACCGGAAATGGGAAAAGTGCAACAGTAAACACCATCCTTGGGAGAAAAGTATTTGAGTCTAGAATTGCTCCCCACGCTATTACCAAACACTGTCAAAAAGCATCCCGAGAATGGAAGGGGAGGAATCTTCTCATTGTTGACACCCCGGGGCTCTTTGACACCAAAGAGACCCTGGAAACCACCTGCAAGGAAATCAGCCAGTGTGTCCTCTACTCCTGTCCTGGGCCCCATGCCATCGTCATGGTTCTGCAGCTGGGCCGCTACACGGATGAAGAGCAGAAGACCGTAGCATTGATCAAGGCTGTCTTTGGGAAGGCAGCCATGAAGCACATGATTGTTTTGTTCACTCGCAAAGATAACTTGGAGGGTCAGAGCCTAGATGACTATATAGCAGAGGCAGATGTCAACCTCAGGAGCGTCATCAGGGAATGTGGGAACCGCTGCTGTGCCTTCAACAACAGAGGCACAGAAGCTGAGACGGAAGCTCAAGTGCAGGAGCTGGTGGGGCTGATAGAGCAGATGGTGTGGAGAAACGGCGGGGCTTACTTTTCTGATGACATTTACAAGGACACAGAGGAAAGGCTGAAACAAAAGGCAGAAGTCCTGAAGAAAATCTACACTGATCAATTACATAAGGAAATTATGCTAGTAAGAAAGGAATGTGCTCATAAATTACAGCAAGAacgagaggaaaaaataaaagcactgaaaatgcaatatgaagaaaaaattaaaaatcttaggGAAGAAGCTGAAAGGGGTGTATTTGATGAGGTTTTTAATGAGATTAAGGGGTTTCTTTCAAGGACATGGTATATGTTTTGGTAG